The genomic region GCTCCAAGATCAGCTTCTCGCAAAAAAGTTCGTATCGTTTGGCGTAAGAAGCACCTCTGAATTCACTGAACACAGGGTAATGGGGCTCCGCGACGCCGACCTTACCGCGCGAGGCCTCGCAGTCCTCGAGCAACATAAAGTAACCGAGCCAGGGTGCAGGTGAGACTCCGAAGGCCCTTTCCCTGAATGCCGTGTGCAGGTCCTCCGCCGATCCGACGGCCTCCTCGATGCGGTTGTTGAAGTTGTTCCCGAAGGACGGGCCGACCTGTGACTTGAACTCCATCACAGCCAACAGGCGTTTGTCATGAATCACCAGCATGTCCCACTCTTTAGTGGGGCGGTAAAATCCCGGCAGGGTGAGACGTTTATTTAATTTAACGGATTCAGAGGGGAAACCATTCTCTATCATCAACTCCGTCACCAGGTTGATAAAACCGTCCATTTGTTTGCCGCCGGTGACCGCCGTCCTCCCCCCTCGGTCACCCTCCCCGACCGCGCGGGATTGGCCTTCCCGCGTGGACCAGAAGAAATGAACGGCATCTCTCAACTGTTTATTTAGCATGCTCACGGCACGATTTGGATGGTGTCGGCCCAGACATGGGTCATCTCC from bacterium harbors:
- a CDS encoding restriction endonuclease, with translation MLNKQLRDAVHFFWSTREGQSRAVGEGDRGGRTAVTGGKQMDGFINLVTELMIENGFPSESVKLNKRLTLPGFYRPTKEWDMLVIHDKRLLAVMEFKSQVGPSFGNNFNNRIEEAVGSAEDLHTAFRERAFGVSPAPWLGYFMLLEDCEASRGKVGVAEPHYPVFSEFRGASYAKRYELFCEKLILERLYNSACLLLSPRGGDICTEPKPEMSFSAFINSLTGHLLGQLNR